From one Eucalyptus grandis isolate ANBG69807.140 chromosome 9, ASM1654582v1, whole genome shotgun sequence genomic stretch:
- the LOC104432060 gene encoding uncharacterized protein LOC104432060 — MDREQEEMQFLGFFGIYKESYKVIFSWRKIFTQITLALILPLAFVFLLHMEVSDILLSKIVHNEIQLDETRPNTSRSDRISSVLSKEWAVFLLIKALYFTALLVFSLLSTSAVVYTIACIYTGREVAFQKVMSVVPRVWRRLMVTFLCIFLAMFLYNVIAGVILLTCAIFVGDSNFGILILILLVIAYLVGFMYMTAVWQLASVVSVLEEDYGVKAMIKSKNLIKGKIIVSIIIFFKLSTSLHLVQFAFEKLVVYGRSAGTLGRCGYGVLCFFLLSMLMVFGLVVQTVIYFVCKSYHHENIDKSALSDHLEVYLGEYVPLKSKDVQLEQYDV; from the coding sequence ATGGATCGAGAGCAAGAAGAGATGCAGTTCCTCGGCTTCTTCGGCATCTACAAAGAGTCCTACAAGGTCATCTTCTCATGGAGGAAGATCTTCACCCAGATCACCTTGGCCCTGATCCTCCCTCTCGccttcgtcttcctcctccacaTGGAAGTCTCCGACATCCTCTTGTCGAAGATCGTCCACAACGAGATCCAGCTCGACGAGACCCGCCCCAATACTTCCCGAAGCGACAGGATCTCCAGCGTCCTCTCCAAGGAGTGGGCCGTCTTCCTGCTGATCAAGGCCCTCTACTTCACCGCCCTCCTCGTGTTCTCCCTCCTCTCAACCTCAGCCGTCGTCTACACCATCGCATGCATCTATACAGGCCGCGAGGTCGCGTTTCAGAAGGTCATGAGCGTGGTCCCGAGGGTCTGGAGGCGGCTGATGGTCACCTTCCTGTGCATCTTCCTGGCCATGTTCTTGTACAATGTGATTGCCGGGGTGATCCTGCTCACGTGCGCAATCTTTGTCGGCGACTCAAACTTCGGCATCCTGATCCTCATCCTTCTAGTGATCGCATACTTGGTCGGGTTCATGTACATGACCGCAGTGTGGCAATTGGCGAGCGTGGTCTCCGTCCTGGAGGAAGATTACGGGGTCAAGGCCATGATCAAGAGCAAGAACCTGATAAAGGGCAAGATAATTGTGTCCATAATCATATTCTTCAAGCTCAGCACATCCTTACACCTAGTTCAATTCGCGTTCGAGAAGTTGGTCGTTTATGGCCGCTCGGCAGGGACATTAGGCAGGTGTGGCTATGGAGTTctgtgtttctttcttctttccatgCTGATGGTGTTCGGGCTCGTCGTCCAGACGGTGATCTACTTCGTCTGCAAGTCGTACCACCACGAGAACATCGACAAGTCGGCGCTGTCGGATCATCTCGAGGTCTATCTCGGAGAGTATGTTCCTCTCAAATCCAAGGATGTTCAGCTTGAGCAATACGACGTTTGA